In one window of Leifsonia sp. NPDC080035 DNA:
- a CDS encoding serine/threonine-protein kinase, which yields MRPTAGLTFGGRYELQSRIAIGGMGEVWQATDLVIGRTVAIKILKDEYLGDPGFLERFRAEARHAALVNHEGIANVYDYGEEEGSAFLVMELVPGEALSSILEREHILSTDRTLDIVAQTAAALHAAHAAGLVHRDIKPGNLLITPDGRVKITDFGIARIADQVPLTATGQVMGTVQYLSPEQASGHPASPTTDIYSLGIVAYECLAGRRPFTGESQVAIAMAQINEAPPELPATVAEPVRNLVFACIAKNPADRPASAAHLARAAQALRRGDVRAAAASVPAVLGAAAATDAATVLMTSPGSAPTQATTVLPATAAQTVEEETEEAPVEEKKRSPWTWPLIALIALLALVLIGTLIALLVQPKSAPSTPTTTAATAPSPKPTSPSPTPSPTSNTVQITESDFLGLSADEARAKLQDLGMVANVQQGTAATSAKQVNTVYSVNPTGPVPVGTQVTVKVYSDLTPIPTPTDTVSANPPSGQGMANSQITVSFGSATCPAGQKLTGRRLFINGQAQAPVQDTKFTWTPNAAGDYSLTYSVFCNQGESVESGQSPAASYTVLPAVGPTSPPPTP from the coding sequence ATGAGACCCACAGCAGGGCTCACCTTCGGAGGACGTTACGAGCTGCAGTCGCGGATCGCGATCGGCGGGATGGGCGAGGTCTGGCAGGCCACCGATCTGGTGATCGGACGCACCGTCGCCATCAAGATCCTCAAGGACGAGTACCTCGGCGACCCCGGCTTCCTCGAGCGCTTCCGTGCCGAGGCCCGCCACGCAGCGCTCGTCAACCACGAAGGCATCGCGAACGTCTACGACTACGGCGAGGAGGAGGGCAGCGCCTTCCTCGTCATGGAGCTGGTCCCCGGCGAGGCGCTCTCCAGCATCCTGGAGCGCGAGCACATCCTCAGCACCGACCGCACCCTGGACATCGTCGCGCAGACCGCCGCCGCGCTGCACGCCGCCCACGCCGCCGGGCTCGTGCACCGTGACATCAAGCCGGGCAACCTGCTGATCACGCCGGACGGCCGCGTCAAGATCACCGACTTCGGCATCGCCCGCATCGCCGACCAGGTCCCGCTCACCGCGACCGGCCAGGTCATGGGCACCGTGCAGTACCTCTCGCCGGAGCAGGCCTCCGGCCACCCGGCATCGCCGACGACCGACATCTACTCGCTCGGCATCGTCGCGTACGAGTGCCTGGCCGGCCGCCGGCCGTTCACCGGCGAGTCGCAGGTGGCCATCGCGATGGCGCAGATCAACGAGGCGCCGCCGGAGCTTCCGGCCACGGTCGCGGAGCCCGTCCGCAACCTGGTCTTCGCCTGCATCGCGAAGAACCCGGCCGACCGGCCCGCCTCCGCGGCCCACCTCGCTCGCGCCGCCCAGGCCTTGCGTCGCGGAGACGTGCGCGCCGCTGCCGCGTCGGTGCCCGCCGTGTTGGGCGCGGCGGCGGCCACGGATGCGGCCACCGTCCTGATGACCTCGCCGGGCAGCGCCCCGACCCAGGCAACGACCGTCCTCCCGGCGACCGCCGCCCAGACGGTCGAGGAGGAGACCGAAGAGGCTCCGGTCGAGGAGAAGAAGCGCAGCCCCTGGACGTGGCCGCTGATCGCCCTGATCGCGCTGCTCGCCCTCGTGCTCATCGGCACGCTGATCGCCCTGCTCGTCCAGCCGAAGTCGGCGCCGAGCACGCCCACGACGACCGCGGCCACCGCCCCGTCCCCCAAGCCGACCTCCCCGTCCCCGACGCCCAGCCCGACGAGCAACACCGTGCAGATCACCGAGAGCGACTTCCTCGGCCTCTCCGCGGACGAGGCGCGCGCCAAGCTGCAGGATCTCGGGATGGTCGCCAACGTCCAGCAGGGCACGGCCGCGACCTCGGCCAAGCAGGTCAACACGGTCTACTCCGTGAACCCGACCGGCCCGGTCCCGGTCGGCACCCAGGTCACGGTGAAGGTCTACTCCGACCTCACCCCCATCCCCACCCCGACCGACACGGTCTCGGCGAACCCGCCGTCCGGCCAGGGCATGGCGAACTCGCAGATCACGGTCTCCTTCGGTTCGGCCACCTGCCCCGCGGGCCAGAAGCTGACCGGGCGCCGTCTGTTCATCAACGGTCAGGCGCAGGCCCCCGTCCAGGACACGAAGTTCACGTGGACCCCGAACGCCGCAGGCGACTACTCGCTGACGTACTCGGTGTTCTGCAACCAGGGCGAGTCCGTGGAGTCGGGACAGAGCCCGGCGGCGTCCTACACGGTGCTCCCCGCAGTGGGACCGACCTCGCCGCCGCCGACGCCCTGA